The DNA segment ATGTGTAAAGACCATCGGTGTCCCCCTTCATGTTATTGCTTCAAACAGTGTCAAACATGCAATCAGAATTATCCATGTCCCCATGTTTCAGTCACTGGTAGTGATGTTCATAAAGGTGAACGAACACACATTATTAATACAGTGTTGACacaaaatattcttttcaatATATGGAAATATTCTCTCTCAACTAACCTCACTACTCTCCTCTTGGTGGTTGATTGAGGCTGCAACCTCCTCTTGGGTCTTTTTTTTAACATCTGACAACTGACGATCCATCTTCGTTCGTTCAATAGTAACCATCTCCGTGGCCTTTTGTTCAGCTGTTGTCACGGCTTTTTGCAGTTCCAGCATTGCTTGTCTCTTGACCTCATTCACAGCTTCTTCTGAAGCAATCATCGGTATGAAGCCAATAagtcaaggggagacaactctctaTCAAGCATTTTCATAAATGCTCTCTCACTTTACAACATGgtattataaacataaatgttCATTTTTGAGACTGTTGCAAATAATATATCCACCTAACCATATTTCATTTCTGAATCTTCAATTCTCCCTGTATTATAGTATTAGTTGTGGGTATGTACTGAAAGGAGTGTAACCTACCTGCCCTTCGCCTGACCTCAGTGACCCGGTCCTCCGTCTGTCTCATTGTGTATGCCATCATGTCACTTGTACGTTTCTTCACATCCTGGTCCATACCCTCTGCATGGCGCCGCATCCACACAGACAGTTCCTCACGGTCGCGCAAACTCCTCTCCTGGAGAACTGACAGTGCTCTCTTTGTCTTATCCACCATCCCGATGATACAGTTGAGCATCTGTACAGAACAAAAAAATATCATCAGCAAGTTATCTACACTCTTTCAGTATTAAGtccatataaataaatatttaatctCAATAAGCCATCTCTACTTACAGTTTCTACATATAGCAGTAAGTATGTGAAATATCATCTCCAGTAAATACTGTTATCCCGGCTCATGTGAGAATGTTGAGTTCTGATTTGGTACACATGCTATATAATAGCACGTACACCCGACAAAAGTCATATTATCCCTCAGTGGCAAAAGTGACTAAAGTGTGCATTGCCAAGCCTTTAGTAATGTGCGTTGCACTGAGGTCAGCATGGCATCAAGGAAACGTTTTGCCCCAACAACTGAAGATTTAGTAAAAACATTCTGCTATATAATGTGTTATCACATCATATTCTCGGGAAATATGAGGTTTTATCAGACACTCGacatgatgtgataacttaCATTAtaagtattttattgtaaatataacATTTCTACTTACAGTTTCTACATGTCTCCAGTCATCATCAAGACGTTCCAATGGGTCAAATGGCTCATTTCTTTGGTAACCAGCTGAAAAATGtcaaataaaatttgaaaactaaaatattAACTATGTACATAGAGCTAAAAGGTACCCTGATACACATATTCTTTTAAACATaatcatttttattttcattttcattccaGAATTGAATTATTTTAATCTAttcaatattaaaatattagttttaattACATTTCACTTACCATATCCTGTGTAATGTCTGTCTCTTTCCCTCTCTCGCTCCATGCGTTCTCTGTCCATGCGTTCCCTCTCGATGCGTTCTCGCTCGCGAATTTCTCGTGATATGCTGATGTCCTCCAGCCTGATTGGTCCCCCTGTGTTGAGGTTAAGGGACCCGTTGGGGCTGATCCGACTACCCCCCATGGGACTCATTGGATGATGCCTCTTGGCTGGGTGCATTGAGTCCATATGAGATGCATCCACACCATTTTCTTTGGGTCTGTAAGACACAAGATttccaataaaaaaataatctttATATGCTTCAGAGATTCTGTGAGAATCTTTAGTTACTTCAGTGAGTtaggggtggtggagtagccttaTTGCTAAGCATTCACACATCACTATGAAGGTCCATAGggaacaaacaaatattaagtCTCTCAGGAAGGAAGGAAAGTAAAACTTTCCAAAATAGGCACTACTGGTTTAGAGTAGCAGAGAAATTCCTTTAACTATTGAGAAGTAATTACCTGTCTGGTGATCTGCGTTTGCCATTTTCGTTCATGTCCGAGGTGATGGAGTCCGTGGATTCTAGTGGGGAGTGAGCTGGATCAAACACGATGTGTTCATTCTGAGCGAGATACTGTTGAGGTGTGGTCTTTGCCATCCGTGCACAGTGGAGCAACTCCCTCTGTAGGAGAGGCAGGTTAGCCTGTAAGGAAGATAACTCTCTTATAATTGTTGACAACTTGCTAATCAGAGTTTGAACATGGTCTTAAATTACCATTAGCTGTTCTTTCTGGAGCATATTACAGGGTCTCGACTGGTGTACTGGTAGTTAGAAATCTATTTCTTCCATGTCATTCCTTACCTTGAGAAATGGAATAACAAAGGGTCGGAGGGGGAAGTTTGTCGCTTCCTGCAATTTCGCATGGAATTCTTCAATGGAAAGATGGGagttctgaaaaagaattagtaCGGATGACTACATCAGAAAAACAAATGCACTAACATTGATACAAACAGAAACCTCATTTTACATGTCTAACTGATAATGGAAGACAGAAGatcttttttcttttcaaaatcagATTTAGATCTTGTGCGCAAAACCCTAGCCTGATAACTTCAAACGGCAGCCTTATGACCATCTTGATAACAAAATAACTTGCAAATCGAAGCAGGGGAAATCATTTGCCAAAATCCCAGAAACAGAGTTCTAAGAGCCAAGAACTAGTTGGAAAGCAAAAGCCAAAGTTCATGTCAACGTTAGAAATGAAGTTAGCCTCCAACTCACCACAAGTCCAAGGACCAGCATGCGCACTCTCTCACCAATCTCTGGGGAGATATCGGAACCAAACTGCTGAAGCGTTGTGAGGAACCGCTTCAGCTTGCTGAGTTGTCTGGCACCACACGCAGGGGGGAGCTGCTGGCACATGGAGGAATTGGTCATCGATGGCGGCGATGGTGTGCGACCGTTGATGCTACTCAGAGGTGAATGAGAACCATTCAAGCCTGTAAAATACAAGTCTATATCTGTCAAAATACATCACATATAAACTGTAACAAATCTGTCCATTTTGAagaaatttgtttcatttatatGCAATGAATCCGGTTATTATGAACTTAAGATAATCATCCACTCCACATCTTATATCAAGAACCCATTTAGATTTGTAAAATGTATGATGCTATATCATTATGTCTTCTAAAATATTCATGTGAAAAAATAAGGCTCCCGTAAAAGAGTTGAATTTCAAATTaacttcatttttaatttagAGTAATAATATTACACAATTTAATATTCAATCATATTTTGTTCTTAAACCTTAATGAGTGAACACATCAATTCTTTTTTGGAAAACAGATAATTCTTCCCATAATGAATTATTcataatacatatatttcaggACAAATGAGCTAATAATAACTGTAATAAAGGCATGACTAGTGACAGAGTCATTGTAGTCTGACTGTGCACTACAACAGAGTGTGTTTCAAGGACTGAAGGGAATAAAACCCTGTGTTATATGGAAATGTTTAGCTACGCCATGAAAGTGTCACGTCATCGCAAGGCATATCATGTTATTTACTTAGCAGCAGGCTTTAATCTCACCTGCTTTGTCAAGGTGTGCAAACTAATTTCCTGGGACAAGGCTAGCTTCTGCTATCTTTATACATCAACCACCTGTTTGTGTGCCATATCATGACCTTTCTGTAAACTGACCACATGTGACTTGGACAATAACTGGATGACATTTGTCTGTGTGGAATGAAAATGATTCAAACCACGTAGATGTGTGATATTGGCATGTGTGATGTTATGGACATTAAGAAATATGAACTttaaatatgataaaataaatactgTGAGACAATTTTGTATGGTGTATATAAGTGACACAGCACTGTTTAGGAAACTAAGGCTCGATACTGTCAGCTATGTCACAGAGACAGACTATTGATGTATGGAACTGTTGACAGCTGTCACACTTACATGCCATAAACAACTGTGCTAAGAACATGATACTCCCAACCATATGTCATGAACAAACTATTGATGTTTGGCTTTAAACAATACGGGTTGACAATAAACTTCTGCAGGAATGTCTAAACAGCTGCATGACTTTTTAGCCACAGAGAAAATCTTGTAGGCAGTGATGCCAACTACAGCTTATCATATACAATGTGtaacacaaaacaatacatgCATGAAATGAACATGGTAGGAACAGTATGTAATACAATGATCATGAGATGAACACATCATGAACAATGTGTTATTCAATGATCgtgaaataaacatgttgtGAAGAATGTGTGATACAATGACTGTGAAACGAACATGTTATGAACAATGTGTGGTACAAAATGATATAATGAACATGAAATGAACATGCTATGAACAATGTGTGATACAACAAAAGTGAAATGAACATGCTATCAACAATATGTGTGATAAAGCCTGCCACTATCAGCTGGGGGATGTTATATATACTATGTGTGTGTGGCACTGCAGGATAATGTCAGCTGGGTGATATGAACATGTAATTAACAATTTATGCCATGGCACAATACAGCCAGGTGGGTGATATCAACATGTTATCAGCATACCTGATGCGGTGCTACCACTTGATATTGGCCGTGTGATTGGCGGAATGGATGCCATGGAGCTGACGGCTGGTGAACTTGTTGTTTGTGTCACACCTTTTGATTCCGGAGAGTCAGGCATGATACTATCTCTATAATCTGAAACGAAAAACcacatatgaatatatttagaaaaaaaacaagcatATTACCATCACAAAAACATTAAGACATCAGCTGCTGATATGAAGGAAAATGTTCTTCTTTTTCTAAAATAATCTAAGCGTCTTATGATATGGTAGACGAGGAACTTCGGTCCATCTGGATGAAGATTCCATTTTGCCTTTGCAAGTATGCTGCACAAGTGTAGAAGAAAAAACTCACTGTGACAAAGACTTGATAAAGCCAAGAAATCAACATGAAATCAACATGAAATGGCCCTATGAAGCAAGGTCTACCTGGATTCTGCCATAGATCAACCCCTAGCAGTGCAATACTAATGGCGATGAGGTGACTCTGTTGCAAcacactgaaatattgatacGATGAATGCGTAGACGGAAATCTTAGCCACATAACTCCTAGTAATGTcacatataaaaaaaacattgacGACAAAAGGTCATGAATTACAACTATAAAATATTAATTAGTCTTTACTGCCGTGGGAAAACAGAAAATTTTCACAAACAATTCTTTTCTAATCTGAAACTGATTCCTgtgatattaaactgatttgaaCTGACGGCCTGAATTAAAAACCATATGATGAAAGTACAACTGTCAGCTGAAGAACATTTCCACCATAGATGAAATATATTCTCAACAATTGTATACCGCAAACTGAACAGGATAAAAAGGTAATTAAAAATTTAATCAAGACTATCTTATcaaattaattttaaaaatcaaaatattgCCCCCAAAAATTATGTTAGTGTAAATCCTAAATCTTGCCATGAAAGAACAGTGAATTCTAaaaaatattccatttcaaaTGATGAATGATTGGCGGGCCTAACACCAACATCCAGTGTCAAAAACACTTTAGATCTGAAACTGACACACGCCATGATGAAAGAGACCAATTTTGAAACTGATGTAAAAAATCAAATGCACAAATCTTCAACACTGGAAATTTTGAATGCTAGAAATTCATCAACAAACACCTCAAATTATAAAAAATTCTATCATTTTCATCAAACTGAAAAATCAACTTCTATGCGCCAGATAACAAATGTACAGCTGAAAACTGCCAGGAAAGGATAGATGAAATCACAAGTCAATAAAATACATCACCACTCTTGACAGTACATCAAAATCATTTggaaaaataattaaacaaaatcataaaccCAAATGATGAATGTCAGATACCCATAAAAAGATACTTGATACAAATTTGAAATTGACATCACCAttgctgaaatgtacatgaaaatgtCCCTACTCTGAGTCTGTTCATCCACTCCCATGGCGAGCTGTCTCTGAAATGCCTACCACTGGCTGCCGGTCTTTGTTATGATGTAGCAGCACTAACAGCTGAACATGTGTTACGGGTCTGTTGTTAAACCACCAGATGACCACCACTGCCCATCGCCAGCTGGCCTCCAGTCTCCCACCAGCCAGCCTCGTTATAGAGCTCATACCTCATTATAACGCTAAGTGCCCTAAAACACTTCCCTTTGTAAAACAAGTGGGGCCAATTGTAATTGTGCTTGAATGAACACAATACGCCTTGTTACGCCTTGTTGCATTCCCTGAATATCAACTGGGCTCGGTGATAAAAGTCATGTTAATGGCCAAATTGTCGACTACAATAATCAATATTTGAACTTTTATGACAAATGTCACTTGCATTCCTGCTGTGTTGTATTTCAGTCTGTCAACATGTTACAGTTACTGGGTTCTACCTTCTGAATTCCCAAACATTTCACACCACTCTTACTAAAAATGCCATGCAACATCTCAGACTTATACATTAGAACAAAATCTGTAAAACCTACAATAAGATTAAATTCATTTGTAATGAAACCTGACATCCTTTTCACAACTCAGTGTTAAACCTCATATTTGAGTGCTGAGCCATAGACATAACAAGCACCAGATTAAGATGCAGATCTTGTATTGTCAAATAGAACAAACATGCAGCAGATTGCTATAAATGACACACCTCCTTCCCTGTTAATTATCACATCAATTACCAGGGAACCAGCTCAGCCCTAGGGCACAGTTGTCTTGTATAAGGGCCATGCTGCTGCCATTATATACCCCTATCCCGTAGATTTAACCTTTTTCAGTATAACCTTCTGGAGACAATAATTAGCCCAAATGTTGCTTTGATGTAGCAGACATAATCCTTGCATGAGGGCATTAATTTGAACAGATTTGCTTGCCACGGAACACATTGGAACAGAAGTACTAATGGCCAAGCCATAGTGTCAACGATTGGGGGATATTATTCTAAACCCTTACATGCTGATTagatgaattgtaaatattttcttcattttacaTAAACTGCCATGATACTGGTTCCCGCTGTAACATATCAGTTTAAAATGGAAAAACATCAGATGTTTACAACCCTGTTTGGTAGAAGCAGACATCATATTTGGAATGATATATTTGTTAGTATTTTCGCAAGACAGGCAGAAGCTACATATCTGTTTCTTTCCTACAGCTATATCTACAgatcagatatatattttacagtcaAAGGATTCTGGCACCTATCTGCAATgtagctgtgtaaaactaaattagaTTTGTTGCAAATTTAGACTTCAATTC comes from the Haliotis asinina isolate JCU_RB_2024 chromosome 12, JCU_Hal_asi_v2, whole genome shotgun sequence genome and includes:
- the LOC137258808 gene encoding protein CBFA2T1-like isoform X8, with product MIIFGMRKDYRDSIMPDSPESKGVTQTTSSPAVSSMASIPPITRPISSGSTASGLNGSHSPLSSINGRTPSPPSMTNSSMCQQLPPACGARQLSKLKRFLTTLQQFGSDISPEIGERVRMLVLGLVNSHLSIEEFHAKLQEATNFPLRPFVIPFLKANLPLLQRELLHCARMAKTTPQQYLAQNEHIVFDPAHSPLESTDSITSDMNENGKRRSPDRPKENGVDASHMDSMHPAKRHHPMSPMGGSRISPNGSLNLNTGGPIRLEDISISREIRERERIERERMDRERMERERERDRHYTGYAGYQRNEPFDPLERLDDDWRHVETMLNCIIGMVDKTKRALSVLQERSLRDREELSVWMRRHAEGMDQDVKKRTSDMMAYTMRQTEDRVTEVRRRAEAVNEVKRQAMLELQKAVTTAEQKATEMVTIERTKMDRQLSDVKKKTQEEVAASINHQEESSESCWNCGRKASETCSGCNIARYCGSFCQHKDWESHHHVCGKAQVVSIAEARDQRKASNRERGDGPPGKIPDMESTSTPKSPQQPEPSPTASVTSVASAASAANSLSGSRSSTPAENRSSDATR
- the LOC137258808 gene encoding protein CBFA2T1-like isoform X6, whose protein sequence is MIIFGMRKDYRDSIMPDSPESKGVTQTTSSPAVSSMASIPPITRPISSGSTASDIDLYFTGLNGSHSPLSSINGRTPSPPSMTNSSMCQQLPPACGARQLSKLKRFLTTLQQFGSDISPEIGERVRMLVLGLVNSHLSIEEFHAKLQEATNFPLRPFVIPFLKANLPLLQRELLHCARMAKTTPQQYLAQNEHIVFDPAHSPLESTDSITSDMNENGKRRSPDRPKENGVDASHMDSMHPAKRHHPMSPMGGSRISPNGSLNLNTGGPIRLEDISISREIRERERIERERMDRERMERERERDRHYTGYAGYQRNEPFDPLERLDDDWRHVETMLNCIIGMVDKTKRALSVLQERSLRDREELSVWMRRHAEGMDQDVKKRTSDMMAYTMRQTEDRVTEVRRRAEEAVNEVKRQAMLELQKAVTTAEQKATEMVTIERTKMDRQLSDVKKKTQEEVAASINHQEESSESCWNCGRKASETCSGCNIARYCGSFCQHKDWESHHHVCGKAQVVSIAEARDQRKASNRERGDGPPGKIPDMESTSTPKSPQQPEPSPTASVTSVASAASAANSLSGSRSSTPAENRSSDATR
- the LOC137258808 gene encoding protein CBFA2T1-like isoform X2, with the protein product MGERLKPISLMNLVKSNPQRYNRITPLRHPTQRIWLNYADQTGQSGYSLYRGQTAGPTAGRPDYYRDSIMPDSPESKGVTQTTSSPAVSSMASIPPITRPISSGSTASDIDLYFTGLNGSHSPLSSINGRTPSPPSMTNSSMCQQLPPACGARQLSKLKRFLTTLQQFGSDISPEIGERVRMLVLGLVNSHLSIEEFHAKLQEATNFPLRPFVIPFLKANLPLLQRELLHCARMAKTTPQQYLAQNEHIVFDPAHSPLESTDSITSDMNENGKRRSPDRPKENGVDASHMDSMHPAKRHHPMSPMGGSRISPNGSLNLNTGGPIRLEDISISREIRERERIERERMDRERMERERERDRHYTGYAGYQRNEPFDPLERLDDDWRHVETMLNCIIGMVDKTKRALSVLQERSLRDREELSVWMRRHAEGMDQDVKKRTSDMMAYTMRQTEDRVTEVRRRAEAVNEVKRQAMLELQKAVTTAEQKATEMVTIERTKMDRQLSDVKKKTQEEVAASINHQEESSESCWNCGRKASETCSGCNIARYCGSFCQHKDWESHHHVCGKAQVVSIAEARDQRKASNRERGDGPPGKIPDMESTSTPKSPQQPEPSPTASVTSVASAASAANSLSGSRSSTPAENRSSDATR
- the LOC137258808 gene encoding protein CBFA2T1-like isoform X4 codes for the protein MLQFDTPPALVCPNWLISGKDYRDSIMPDSPESKGVTQTTSSPAVSSMASIPPITRPISSGSTASDIDLYFTGLNGSHSPLSSINGRTPSPPSMTNSSMCQQLPPACGARQLSKLKRFLTTLQQFGSDISPEIGERVRMLVLGLVNSHLSIEEFHAKLQEATNFPLRPFVIPFLKANLPLLQRELLHCARMAKTTPQQYLAQNEHIVFDPAHSPLESTDSITSDMNENGKRRSPDRPKENGVDASHMDSMHPAKRHHPMSPMGGSRISPNGSLNLNTGGPIRLEDISISREIRERERIERERMDRERMERERERDRHYTGYAGYQRNEPFDPLERLDDDWRHVETMLNCIIGMVDKTKRALSVLQERSLRDREELSVWMRRHAEGMDQDVKKRTSDMMAYTMRQTEDRVTEVRRRAEEAVNEVKRQAMLELQKAVTTAEQKATEMVTIERTKMDRQLSDVKKKTQEEVAASINHQEESSESCWNCGRKASETCSGCNIARYCGSFCQHKDWESHHHVCGKAQVVSIAEARDQRKASNRERGDGPPGKIPDMESTSTPKSPQQPEPSPTASVTSVASAASAANSLSGSRSSTPAENRSSDATR
- the LOC137258808 gene encoding protein CBFA2T1-like isoform X7, with the protein product MIIFGMRKDYRDSIMPDSPESKGVTQTTSSPAVSSMASIPPITRPISSGSTASGLNGSHSPLSSINGRTPSPPSMTNSSMCQQLPPACGARQLSKLKRFLTTLQQFGSDISPEIGERVRMLVLGLVNSHLSIEEFHAKLQEATNFPLRPFVIPFLKANLPLLQRELLHCARMAKTTPQQYLAQNEHIVFDPAHSPLESTDSITSDMNENGKRRSPDRPKENGVDASHMDSMHPAKRHHPMSPMGGSRISPNGSLNLNTGGPIRLEDISISREIRERERIERERMDRERMERERERDRHYTGYAGYQRNEPFDPLERLDDDWRHVETMLNCIIGMVDKTKRALSVLQERSLRDREELSVWMRRHAEGMDQDVKKRTSDMMAYTMRQTEDRVTEVRRRAEEAVNEVKRQAMLELQKAVTTAEQKATEMVTIERTKMDRQLSDVKKKTQEEVAASINHQEESSESCWNCGRKASETCSGCNIARYCGSFCQHKDWESHHHVCGKAQVVSIAEARDQRKASNRERGDGPPGKIPDMESTSTPKSPQQPEPSPTASVTSVASAASAANSLSGSRSSTPAENRSSDATR
- the LOC137258808 gene encoding protein CBFA2T1-like isoform X5, with the protein product MLQFDTPPALVCPNWLISGKDYRDSIMPDSPESKGVTQTTSSPAVSSMASIPPITRPISSGSTASGLNGSHSPLSSINGRTPSPPSMTNSSMCQQLPPACGARQLSKLKRFLTTLQQFGSDISPEIGERVRMLVLGLVNSHLSIEEFHAKLQEATNFPLRPFVIPFLKANLPLLQRELLHCARMAKTTPQQYLAQNEHIVFDPAHSPLESTDSITSDMNENGKRRSPDRPKENGVDASHMDSMHPAKRHHPMSPMGGSRISPNGSLNLNTGGPIRLEDISISREIRERERIERERMDRERMERERERDRHYTGYAGYQRNEPFDPLERLDDDWRHVETMLNCIIGMVDKTKRALSVLQERSLRDREELSVWMRRHAEGMDQDVKKRTSDMMAYTMRQTEDRVTEVRRRAEEAVNEVKRQAMLELQKAVTTAEQKATEMVTIERTKMDRQLSDVKKKTQEEVAASINHQEESSESCWNCGRKASETCSGCNIARYCGSFCQHKDWESHHHVCGKAQVVSIAEARDQRKASNRERGDGPPGKIPDMESTSTPKSPQQPEPSPTASVTSVASAASAANSLSGSRSSTPAENRSSDATR
- the LOC137258808 gene encoding protein CBFA2T1-like isoform X1: MGERLKPISLMNLVKSNPQRYNRITPLRHPTQRIWLNYADQTGQSGYSLYRGQTAGPTAGRPDYYRDSIMPDSPESKGVTQTTSSPAVSSMASIPPITRPISSGSTASDIDLYFTGLNGSHSPLSSINGRTPSPPSMTNSSMCQQLPPACGARQLSKLKRFLTTLQQFGSDISPEIGERVRMLVLGLVNSHLSIEEFHAKLQEATNFPLRPFVIPFLKANLPLLQRELLHCARMAKTTPQQYLAQNEHIVFDPAHSPLESTDSITSDMNENGKRRSPDRPKENGVDASHMDSMHPAKRHHPMSPMGGSRISPNGSLNLNTGGPIRLEDISISREIRERERIERERMDRERMERERERDRHYTGYAGYQRNEPFDPLERLDDDWRHVETMLNCIIGMVDKTKRALSVLQERSLRDREELSVWMRRHAEGMDQDVKKRTSDMMAYTMRQTEDRVTEVRRRAEEAVNEVKRQAMLELQKAVTTAEQKATEMVTIERTKMDRQLSDVKKKTQEEVAASINHQEESSESCWNCGRKASETCSGCNIARYCGSFCQHKDWESHHHVCGKAQVVSIAEARDQRKASNRERGDGPPGKIPDMESTSTPKSPQQPEPSPTASVTSVASAASAANSLSGSRSSTPAENRSSDATR
- the LOC137258808 gene encoding protein CBFA2T1-like isoform X3, producing MGERLKPISLMNLVKSNPQRYNRITPLRHPTQRIWLNYADQTGQSGYSLYRGQTAGPTAGRPDYYRDSIMPDSPESKGVTQTTSSPAVSSMASIPPITRPISSGSTASGLNGSHSPLSSINGRTPSPPSMTNSSMCQQLPPACGARQLSKLKRFLTTLQQFGSDISPEIGERVRMLVLGLVNSHLSIEEFHAKLQEATNFPLRPFVIPFLKANLPLLQRELLHCARMAKTTPQQYLAQNEHIVFDPAHSPLESTDSITSDMNENGKRRSPDRPKENGVDASHMDSMHPAKRHHPMSPMGGSRISPNGSLNLNTGGPIRLEDISISREIRERERIERERMDRERMERERERDRHYTGYAGYQRNEPFDPLERLDDDWRHVETMLNCIIGMVDKTKRALSVLQERSLRDREELSVWMRRHAEGMDQDVKKRTSDMMAYTMRQTEDRVTEVRRRAEEAVNEVKRQAMLELQKAVTTAEQKATEMVTIERTKMDRQLSDVKKKTQEEVAASINHQEESSESCWNCGRKASETCSGCNIARYCGSFCQHKDWESHHHVCGKAQVVSIAEARDQRKASNRERGDGPPGKIPDMESTSTPKSPQQPEPSPTASVTSVASAASAANSLSGSRSSTPAENRSSDATR